The Mycobacteriales bacterium DNA window GATCAGCGCCAGCGTCCCGCCCGGCCTGAGCAACCGGTACGCCGCAGCAAGCCCCTTCTCCGGATCCGTGAGGTGCTCCAGCACGTGCACCCCGACGACGAGGTCGTACTGCCCCCCATCCGCAGCCGCGCCGACCTCCGCGGCGTCCGGGTCGGCGCCGGCGCTCTCGGCGGCCGCGGCGGCGGCCGGGTCGGTGCCATCGCTCTCGGCGGCCGCGGCGGCGTCCGGGTCGGCGCCGGCGCTGGTCGCCGGGACCATGTCTTCCAGCTGACCGGAGGTCAGAGCCCCGCGGCGGCGGACCTCGGGGTCGACGTCGACCTCGAGCTGACCGGCGTCGACGCCACCGACCGCCCAGCCCGCGTCGAGGAACCGGCGCAGCAGGGCGCCCGACCCGTACCCGATCTCGAACACCGAGCGGCCGTGCGGCACCAGCGCGCGCAGCCGGCGCTCGGTGAGCCGGAGCCGCACCGCGTCCAGACCCGGATCTCCCCCGTACCCGGCGTCGCGCGCATTGGCCGGACAGTCTGTGAAATCCCGCTGCACATGGCGGCAGTCCGGACAGCGCTGTAGGACCCCGCCCCCGCGCAGACGCCAGTCCTGCAGGCCAGCGCCGCACACCTCGCACTGCCGCGACATGCCGCAGACCGTACCGGTCGGTAACAGGACGGCTCACGATCCACTACGCTCCCGGCTGATCGGAAGGGGCGACGACGCTCATGCGGGACCGTTTGCGGGTATTAGTCCTCAACTGGCGCGACTCGGGGCATCCCGAAGGCGGCGGAGCCGAGAGCTTCTGCGAGCGGGTGGCCAGCGGGCTGGCCGCGCTCGGGCACGACGTGACCGTCCGGTGCGCCCTGTACCCGGGAGCAGCGCCCGACGAGACCATCGACGGTGTCGCCTACGAACGCCGGGGCGGCCGCTTCACCGTCTATCCCCGGGCCGCGCTCACCCTCGCCCGGCGGCGGCGCGCCTTCGACGTGGTCATCGACGTGCAGAACGGGATGCCGTTCTGGGCCCCGCTGTTCACCCGCGCCCGCGTCGTGAACGTGACCCACCACCTGCACCGCGAGCAGTGGTCCGCGGTCTTCGGCCCGCGGATGGGCCGGGTCGGCTGGTGGCTGGAGTCCCGGGTCGCGCCTCGGGTCTACCGCCGCTGCCGCTACCTGACCGTGTCCGAGGCGACCCGGGCCGACCTGCTCGCGGTCGGCGTGTCGGCGTCGCGGGTGGGGGTCGTCTACTCCGGGCTGGACGCACCGGTGCTCCCGGTCGACAGCGCCGCCTGGCCGCGCAGCCCCGCGCCGAGCGTCGTCGTGCTCGGCCGGCTGGTGCCGCACAAGCGGGTCGAGCTGGCGATGGACGCGATCGCCGCGATCCCCGGCGCGACGCTCACCGTGATCGGGCACGGCTACTGGGAACCCCAGCTGCGCGCGTACGCCGACCGGATCGGGGTCGCCGACGCGGTGACGTTCGCCGGGTTCGTGGACGACGTGACCAAGCACCGGCTGCTGGCCTCGGCCTGGGTGCACGCCCTGCCGTCGGTCAAGGAGGGCTGGAGCCTGGCGGTCGTGGAGAGTGCCGCGCACGGAACCCCGACCGTCGCCTTCCGCTCGGCCGGCGGCCCGACCGAGTCGGTCGTCGACGGCGAGACCGGCATCCTGGCCGAGGACGAGCCCGACTTCACCGCCGCGCTGCGTCAGCTCCTGACCGACGCCCCCGTACGCGAGGGGATGGCCCGGGCCGCCCGCATCCACGCAGCCCGCTTCAGCTGGCCCGCGACCGCCGCCGTGGTCGAGACCGAGCTCCGTGCGCTGATGGGGCTGCCGGCCCGTACCGAGGACCTGCCGCACATCGACACCACCGTCGAAGCCACCGGCTAGAACGGCACCGGCTGGATGCACCAGCTGGGTCGTCACGGGCCAGGTCGTCGCCGGCTTCCTGGGTCGGCGCGGACCTCAGAACGGCAGTTCGGGCGAAGGACTGCGCGTCAGCGCTGGTCGTAGCTGATCAGCGGCCGGTTGACCGGCGGCGCGTCACTGTCGGACGCCGAGGAGACCAGTACGAGCGAAGCCCCGATGGCGAGCAGACCACCGATGACGGCCGCGACCACGGCCGAGATGAGGATGGCGCCCCGGTCCTTGGGGCTGGTCCGCTCTGCACTGAGCACGTCGGCCACGCTCCCGTTTCAGTCGTTGGCTGCGGGCGAGCCTAGCAGCCGCGATGCACGGCTGACGATCACCGCGCCGGTGGCGAGCCCCGCCACCCCGAGCCCGAGGATCGCCCGCCACGGCTCGTTCTCCGGGGTCGGCTCCACCTCGCCCGGCAGCTCGACGAGCAGCAGATCCGGGCTCCGGTAGAGCACCGGCAGACCGGCGAGCGCCCGCTCGGTGGCGGCCGAGTCCGGCTGGGTCCGGTGCACCACCGCGTACCGGATCCCGTTGGCCCGCAGCAGGTCCGGCAACCGCTGCCCGGCGGCGATCCCGGCCGAGATGGCCGCGGACCGGGCGTCCTCCCCTCGCACGGTCACCGCAGACAACGGCAGGTCGTCGTCGGTCAGCACCCTCCGATCGAGCAACCGAGGCAGCGGGTCGAGCACCACTCGGTTCCCGTCCCAGTCCAACCGCCGGTACGTCCCCCACGGCAACGCGGCGACCTCCCCCGCCGGCGCCACGCTCACCGCCGCCCGCAACTGCAACCAGTCCGCGGGGTATTCGGCGGCCGCCAAACGGCCTCCCACCCCCCAGACCAGCGTCGGCAACGCCAGCACGGGCAGCACCCCGAGCAGCACCGCGTACGGAACGGTCGTCCGGATCGCGGCCAGCCTCGCCACCGCGTACCCGGCGGCCACCGCGACCACCAGCGCCGTCGGCGCCAGCAGCTTCTGCCCGTCCCGCAACAGCCCCCCGCCCGGCACGTGCACCACCACCAGGCGCAGCACGGCGTCCAGCCCAGGCACCGCCCCGGCCGCCGCCAGCACCAGCCCGACCAGCCCGGCCACCACCAGCCCGGCACTCTCGTCCCACACCCGGCGGACGCCGAGCCCGAGCGCCGCCAGCACCGCCACCAGGGCAACCAGGGCCAGCGGCGAGTCCCGGCCGTCCGGAACCGTCGCCGGGTTCCAGATCCCGCCCAGCGTCAGCAGGCTCCCGGCCAACCCGAGCGGCGTGTCCGACCGGGCCGCGAACGCCGCCACGCCCGCCGGATCCGCCGGTAACCCGCCCGGCCGGACCAGCGCCGGCACCAGCCACGGCAGGTTCACCGCGACCGCGAACCCCACCACGCCGGCCAGCCGCCCGATCCCACCCGGCCGGAGCCCGATCACCAGGACGGCCGTCCCGGTCGCGATGAGCGCCGACGTCGATCCCGCTGCCGCAGCCGCAGCCAACCAGAGCAACAGCGGACGGATCGAGTCACCGCGCCGGGCGCCCAGCGCGGCACTCACCACCCAGGGCAGAAGCGCGTACCCCAGCAGGAAAGTCCAGTGCCCGATGACCAGTCGCTCGGCCACGTACGGCGTCCAGACGTAGGCGATCGCCGCCGCAGCTGCTCCGGGAAGGGTCGGCGCCAACCGCGCCGCGCCTGCGCCCGCGAGCACGAACGCC harbors:
- a CDS encoding class I SAM-dependent methyltransferase; amino-acid sequence: MRLRLTERRLRALVPHGRSVFEIGYGSGALLRRFLDAGWAVGGVDAGQLEVDVDPEVRRRGALTSGQLEDMVPATSAGADPDAAAAAESDGTDPAAAAAAESAGADPDAAEVGAAADGGQYDLVVGVHVLEHLTDPEKGLAAAYRLLRPGGTLALITPTADSAGADWFGAAWWLLEDPTHLRFFSPDSATRSLRRAGFDGVRVRRLALDNLSMEVASLRRRAQPVHRPAGVLPERGTVLSALVTAPITVTARLAHPRLRPSLELTAHRPG
- a CDS encoding glycosyltransferase family 4 protein, which codes for MRDRLRVLVLNWRDSGHPEGGGAESFCERVASGLAALGHDVTVRCALYPGAAPDETIDGVAYERRGGRFTVYPRAALTLARRRRAFDVVIDVQNGMPFWAPLFTRARVVNVTHHLHREQWSAVFGPRMGRVGWWLESRVAPRVYRRCRYLTVSEATRADLLAVGVSASRVGVVYSGLDAPVLPVDSAAWPRSPAPSVVVLGRLVPHKRVELAMDAIAAIPGATLTVIGHGYWEPQLRAYADRIGVADAVTFAGFVDDVTKHRLLASAWVHALPSVKEGWSLAVVESAAHGTPTVAFRSAGGPTESVVDGETGILAEDEPDFTAALRQLLTDAPVREGMARAARIHAARFSWPATAAVVETELRALMGLPARTEDLPHIDTTVEATG